TGAAGCGGAACAGCAGGGTCAGCAGCAGGGTGGAGATGTGCTGGCCGTCGACGTCGGCGTCGGCCATCAGCACGATCTTGTGGTACCGCAGCTTGCTGATGTCGAACTCGTCGTGGATACCCGTACCCAGCGCCGTGATGATCGCCTGGACTTCGGTGTTCTTCAAAACCCGGTCGATGCGCGCCTTTTCGACGTTGATGATCTTGCCGCGCAGCGGCAGGATGGCCTGGAACATCGAGTCCCGGCCGCTCTTGGCCGAGCCGCCGGCGGAATCACCCTCCACCACATACAGTTCGGACTTGGTCGGATCGGTGGAGCGGCAGTCGGCCAGCTTGCCCGGCAGGCCGCCGATGTCGGTTGCGCTCTTGCGCCGAACCAGCTCTCTGGCCTTGCGGGCAGCGATACGGGCCTGTGCTGACGAAACCGCCTTGTTCACAACAGTTTTCGCTTCGGCGGGATTCGCCTCGAACCAGTGGGTCAGCTGCTCGTTGCAGATCTTCTGAACAAACGACTTGACCTCGGTGTTTCCCAGCTTGGTCTTGGTCTGGCCCTCGAACTGCGGTTGGGCGACCTTCACCGAGATGACCGCGGCCAGGCCCTCACGGATGTCGTCGCCGGTGAGGTTCGGATCCTTGTCCTTGAGCAGCTTCTTGTCCTTGGCGTACTTGTTCACCACGGTGGTCAACGCCGAGCGGAACCCCTCCTCGTGGGTACCGCCCTCATGGGTGTTGATCGTGTTGGCGAACGTGTGCACCGACTCGGAGTAACCGGCATTCCACTGCATCGCGATCTCGACCTCGTGGCCGGTGCCCTTGCCGTCGAAATCGATGACGCTTGGCTGGATCGCCGTCTTGGTGCGGTTGATGTGCTTGACGAAATCGACCAGACCACCCGGGTAGTGGAAGGTCCGGTGCTTCACCTTGTGTGGGGCGGCGGCCTCGGCCGCCGTCTCCTCCGCGGTTTTGGGGGCGGCCGCCGTGTCGGCGACGACCTCGTCCACGATCTCGTCCTGGGTCACCCGCTCGTCGGTGAGCTCGATGGTCAGACCCTTGTTGAGGAACGCCATCTCCTGCAGCCGCCGGGCGATGGTCTCGAAGTCGTACACCGTGGTCTCGAAGACATTCGGATCCGCCCAGAACCGGATGGTGGTACCGGTCTTCGTTGTCTTGTCACCCTGCTTGAGGGTTCCCGGCACCGAGTTGTCGTAGGTCTGGAACCACTCGTAACCGTCCTTGTATATGTCGGCCTCGAGCCGGGTCGACAGCGCGTTGACCACCGAGACACCGACGCCGTGCAGACCGCCGGATACCTGGTAGGCACCCTCCTCGAACTTGCCGCCGGCGTGCAGGACCGTCATCACGACGTCGACGGTCGGGATGCCCGTGGCGTGCATGGCCACCGGGATGCCGCGGCCGTCGTCGGTGACCTGGACGCCGCCGTCCTCGAGGATGCGGACGTCGACCTTCGTGGCGAAGCCGGCCATGGCCTCGTCCACCGCGTTGTCGACGACCTCCCACACCAGGTGGTGCAGACCCCGCTCACCGGTGGAACCGATGTACATGCCCGGACGTTTACGAACCGCCTCCAATCCTTCGAGCACCTTGATCGAATCGGCGCCGTACTCGGTTGGAGCATTTTTCTTCTGGGCAGCCACGTCGGACGCGTCTCCTTGGGGTTCGCGGGAGGCGGTTGCGTCACCGCCCTGCAGATCTCGCCACAGTCTACCGGTCGAGGAGTACAGGGCCGACTCTGTAGCGGCGTTTCCACCTATCTAACTGCGCCGTGCGCGGAATTTCTCGGGCATTGGTGCCTCCGGACGCTTGAGGAGATCCATTTCGGGCGTCTCGGCGTTCTCAGCGCAGTCCTAGCCGTAGGTATCGCGGGGGCCGCGGCCGGCGACGTGATACCGGCCCTTTCGCCAGGACGGGCCGACCGGGCCCACGATCTTCAGTGAGGTCACCACACCGTCGCCGACCGCGGCGGCGATCTTGGCCAGCAGCTGGGACTGCACCATCCGCAGCTGAGTGGCCCATGCGGTGGATTCCGCCGAGACGGTCAGCACACCCTCGTTGAGGGCTGTCGGGTTGGCGTGGTCGGCGATCTGGTCTCCGACCACAGTCCGCCAGCGACCGAACACCGAACCCTCGGCGACCCTCGAGGACCAGCCCCGCACCTTGGCCAGATCCCGTGTCGCCGCGCCGAGTGGCTGCGGATCGCGCACGTCGGGACCCGGACCGGACCAGCTGCGGCGCCGGCCGGCATTGCCCGCCACGCGCCGGACCGGAGCGCTGCGGCCACGACCGACATCCTTGCCCTGGCTGCGGGCCGCGCCTCGAGCCTCTTCCAGGGTGCGGCGCACCAGATCCATCCCGCGCATGCGGGTCAACTCTTCGGGCGAAACGGCCGGGGCCGGGTCGGAGGACTCGCCGGGATCGTTCGTCATGGCTGCACCACCGATATCCGTCCCTGATCGCCGTCGGTCATTCTGATCTCGACCCGGTTGACCGCCCAGTCCTGCGGAATGTCCTCGCCGACGGCCGCCGTGACCAGCACCTGTTCGGCTTCACCGGCCACGGCCGCCAACGCTTGACGACGCGCGGTATCCAGCTCGGCGAACACATCGTCGAGCAGGAGCACCGGATCGACGCCGTCCGAACGCAGCAACTCATAGGCACCCAGTCGCAGGGCGAGCGCCATCGACCACGATTCGCCGTGGCTGGCAAAACCTTTCGCGGGTTGATCGCCGAGCCACAGCTCGAGATCATCCCGATGGGGACCGACCAGACAGACCCCGCGATCCAGCTCGGCGTCACGCCGGCGCGCCAGCGCATCGAGCAACGCGGCCTCGTAGAACTCCGCGGTCTCGAGTCCCGGAGCGTTCTCGATCGCCTCCACACTGCTGCGATAGCGGATCGCGGCCGGCCTGCTGGACGGCGCCAACAATTGATAGGCCTTCTGGACCTCGGGGTGCAGCTGCTCGACGAGCGCAATCCTCGCCGCGATCAGCGCGGCACCGTGGGCGGCGAGGTGTCCGTCCCACACATCGAGGGTGTCCAGGACGCTACGATCGCCTCGATAACGTGCTCCCGCAGCGGTTTTCAGCAATGCGGTGCGCTGGCGCACCACCTTCTCATAATCGGCGCGGATACCGGCGATGGCCGGCCGGCGGGTGGTGGCCAACTCGTCGAGGTAGCGGCGCCGTTCACCTGGGTCCCCGCGTACCAGCGCCAGGTCTTCCGGGCTGAACAGCACCGCGCGCAACACCCCGAGGATCTCTCGCGGGGAACGCACCGGCGACCGGTTCAGCCGGGCCTTGTTCGCCCGGCCGCTGGTGATCTCGAGATCGACCGCGAGCTCCCGGCCCTCGTTGACCACGATGCTCGAGACGATGGCGCGCGACGCACCGGCCCGGATCAAGGGAGCGTCGGTAGCGACCCGATGAGAGCTCAGGGTAGCGCAATACCACAGCGCCTCAACGAGATTCGTCTTGCCGAAGCCGTTCGACCCGACGAATACCGTGCGGCCGGGCTCGAGCTCGAGCTCGACGTGTGCCCAGGACCGGTAGTCGGTCAGTCCCAGGTGACGGACATACATCGGAATGGCGCCTAACCGGACTCACTGATCCGGTGCACAGCGTGGCCACCGAACTGGTTGCGCAACGCCGACACCGCTTTCATGGTGGGGGAGTCCTCTTGTCTCGAGGCGAACCGGGCGAACAACGACGCGGCGATCACCGGCATCGGAACCCGGTGACTGATCGCCTCTTCCACGGTCCAGCGGCCTTCCCCGGAATCCTCGGTGTACCCGCTGATCGCGGCGAAGCCCGGATCCTCCTTGAGCGCCTTGGCCAACAATTGCTGCAGCCACGACCGCACCACCGTGCCGTTGGTCCAGGCCTGGATGACGGCCTGGGGATCGGTGATCAGGTCCTCGGCTGCCAGCAGCTCGTACCCCTCGGCGTAGGCGTGCATCAGGCCGTACTCGATGCCGTTGTGCACCATCTTGGCGTAGTGCCCGGCGCCGACCGGGCCGGCATGGACGAATCCGTCGGCCACCTCACCCTCGGGCCGCAGCGTGTCGAATATCGGCATGGCTCGAGCCACATCGGCGTCACTGCCACCGACCATCAGCCCGTAACCCTCGTGCAGCCCCCAGACGCCGCCCGACACACCTGCATCGATGAAGTTGATTCCCTTGTCGCCCAACAACTTTGCGTGCGGGCCGTCTTCCGTGTAGCGCGAATTGCCACCGTCGATCACCAGATCACCGGCGTCGAGCACATCGGCCAGCGTGACGATGGTCTGGTGCGTGACAGTGCCCGAGGGCACCATCACCCAAACCACCCGCGGCGTCTCGAGCGCGGCAGCCAGATCCTCCAGGCTGGCCACATCACTGACTTCCGGACGCGGGTCGTATCCCACGACCTCATGGCCACCGGTGCGCAGGCGCTCGCGCATGTTGAAGCCCATCTTGCCCAGGCCCACTAACCCCAGTTGCATGTGCGCCCTCTCTCGCAAGCGCCGGTCAGCCGGGTAGGCGTACCGGCATCAACAGATAGACGTAATCGGTCTTGGCGGCCGGGAACGGACCCGAACCACCACCTGTGACACCATCCTCGCTTGTGGGCCGCAACACTGCGGGCCGGCTCGGCGTGGTGAAACCGAAAGTCACCCGGTCGGAATGCAGCGAGCTCAGCCCGTCGGTCAGGTAGGTCGGGTTGAACGCGATGGTCAGCGGGTCACCGGCGAACTCGACCGGCAGATCTTCCTCGGCGCGGCCCACGTCGTCGGCACCGGCCGACAGACGCAGCACGTCATCGCCGAACTCCATCCGGATCTGGGCGCCCCGGTCAGCCACCAGCGCCACACGCTTGATCGCTTCGGTGAGCTCGGCGACACCGATCGTGGCCACCGCGGTGTGCTCGGTGGGCAGCAGCTGACGGAACTTCGGGAACTCCGCATCCAGCAGACGCGTCGTGCTGCGCTTGCCGTTGCTGCGAATACCGAGCAGGCCGTCCTTGCCCACCGAGGCGCCGGAGCCGAGCGACAGGTGCACCTGATTGCCGTCGGTGCCGGCCTTGGCCGCCTCGGCCAGCGTCTTCGCCGGCACCAGCACGGCCGCCTCGACGTCGGTGGCGCTAGTTTCCCAGGTCAGCTCACGTACGGCCAGCCGGAAGCGGTCGGTCGCGGCCAAAACCACTGATTCGCCGGAGATCTCGACCCGGATACCGGTCAGCATGGGCAACGTGTCATCACGGCCGGCGGCGACGGCCACCTGCCCGATCGCCTCGGCGAACAGGTCGGAGGACACCACGCCGGTCTCTTCCGGCAGGGTCGGCAGCGCGGGGTAATCCTCGACCGCCAGGGTCGGCAGCGAGAACCGGGCGCTGCCACAGGTCAGCGCGACCCGGGTGCCCTCGACGCTCAGCTCGACCGGCTTGGCCGGCAGCGCCTTGGTGATGTCAGACAACAACCGCCCTGACACCAAAACGCTTCCGGGAG
This genomic window from Mycolicibacterium neworleansense contains:
- the gyrB gene encoding DNA topoisomerase (ATP-hydrolyzing) subunit B, with translation MAAQKKNAPTEYGADSIKVLEGLEAVRKRPGMYIGSTGERGLHHLVWEVVDNAVDEAMAGFATKVDVRILEDGGVQVTDDGRGIPVAMHATGIPTVDVVMTVLHAGGKFEEGAYQVSGGLHGVGVSVVNALSTRLEADIYKDGYEWFQTYDNSVPGTLKQGDKTTKTGTTIRFWADPNVFETTVYDFETIARRLQEMAFLNKGLTIELTDERVTQDEIVDEVVADTAAAPKTAEETAAEAAAPHKVKHRTFHYPGGLVDFVKHINRTKTAIQPSVIDFDGKGTGHEVEIAMQWNAGYSESVHTFANTINTHEGGTHEEGFRSALTTVVNKYAKDKKLLKDKDPNLTGDDIREGLAAVISVKVAQPQFEGQTKTKLGNTEVKSFVQKICNEQLTHWFEANPAEAKTVVNKAVSSAQARIAARKARELVRRKSATDIGGLPGKLADCRSTDPTKSELYVVEGDSAGGSAKSGRDSMFQAILPLRGKIINVEKARIDRVLKNTEVQAIITALGTGIHDEFDISKLRYHKIVLMADADVDGQHISTLLLTLLFRFMKPLVEHGHIFLAQPPLYKLKWQRQEPEFAYSDRERDGLLEAGKAAGKRINVDDGIQRYKGLGEMDAKELWETTMDPTVRVLRQVTLDDAAAADELFSILMGEDVEARRSFITRNAKDVRFLDV
- a CDS encoding DUF721 family protein — translated: MTNDPGESSDPAPAVSPEELTRMRGMDLVRRTLEEARGAARSQGKDVGRGRSAPVRRVAGNAGRRRSWSGPGPDVRDPQPLGAATRDLAKVRGWSSRVAEGSVFGRWRTVVGDQIADHANPTALNEGVLTVSAESTAWATQLRMVQSQLLAKIAAAVGDGVVTSLKIVGPVGPSWRKGRYHVAGRGPRDTYG
- the recF gene encoding DNA replication/repair protein RecF (All proteins in this family for which functions are known are DNA-binding proteins that assist the filamentation of RecA onto DNA for the initiation of recombination or recombinational repair.); this encodes MYVRHLGLTDYRSWAHVELELEPGRTVFVGSNGFGKTNLVEALWYCATLSSHRVATDAPLIRAGASRAIVSSIVVNEGRELAVDLEITSGRANKARLNRSPVRSPREILGVLRAVLFSPEDLALVRGDPGERRRYLDELATTRRPAIAGIRADYEKVVRQRTALLKTAAGARYRGDRSVLDTLDVWDGHLAAHGAALIAARIALVEQLHPEVQKAYQLLAPSSRPAAIRYRSSVEAIENAPGLETAEFYEAALLDALARRRDAELDRGVCLVGPHRDDLELWLGDQPAKGFASHGESWSMALALRLGAYELLRSDGVDPVLLLDDVFAELDTARRQALAAVAGEAEQVLVTAAVGEDIPQDWAVNRVEIRMTDGDQGRISVVQP
- the gnd gene encoding phosphogluconate dehydrogenase (NAD(+)-dependent, decarboxylating), which gives rise to MRERAHMQLGLVGLGKMGFNMRERLRTGGHEVVGYDPRPEVSDVASLEDLAAALETPRVVWVMVPSGTVTHQTIVTLADVLDAGDLVIDGGNSRYTEDGPHAKLLGDKGINFIDAGVSGGVWGLHEGYGLMVGGSDADVARAMPIFDTLRPEGEVADGFVHAGPVGAGHYAKMVHNGIEYGLMHAYAEGYELLAAEDLITDPQAVIQAWTNGTVVRSWLQQLLAKALKEDPGFAAISGYTEDSGEGRWTVEEAISHRVPMPVIAASLFARFASRQEDSPTMKAVSALRNQFGGHAVHRISESG
- the dnaN gene encoding DNA polymerase III subunit beta, with amino-acid sequence MATTTAGLTDLKFRVVREDFADAVAWVARNLPTRPTIPVLAGVLLTGTDDGLTISGFDYEVSAEVRVSAEIASPGSVLVSGRLLSDITKALPAKPVELSVEGTRVALTCGSARFSLPTLAVEDYPALPTLPEETGVVSSDLFAEAIGQVAVAAGRDDTLPMLTGIRVEISGESVVLAATDRFRLAVRELTWETSATDVEAAVLVPAKTLAEAAKAGTDGNQVHLSLGSGASVGKDGLLGIRSNGKRSTTRLLDAEFPKFRQLLPTEHTAVATIGVAELTEAIKRVALVADRGAQIRMEFGDDVLRLSAGADDVGRAEEDLPVEFAGDPLTIAFNPTYLTDGLSSLHSDRVTFGFTTPSRPAVLRPTSEDGVTGGGSGPFPAAKTDYVYLLMPVRLPG